The nucleotide window CCGTGCTCGAGCGGATCCTGCAAGCCCCGAGCCCGCGGCCCGGGACCGAACGTCTCGACCCCCTGCTACGCGCCCCCTGGCGTTGTCCACCCCTTCCCTGGGGGTCGCGCTTCGTCAGCCGCTTCGAAGCCAGTGCCTTCTACGGCGCCCTGGACGAGACAGCCCTGCTGAGTGAAGCGGCCTACTACCGATTGGTATTCTTCGCTGGGATGGAGACTCCCTTCCGCGACCGAGTGCTCAGCCAGCACACGCGCTTCGAGGCGCGCTACCACGCCGTGCGCGGCGTGCGTCTGGAGCTGGCGCCCTTCAGCGACTATGAATCCACCTTGCGCCATCGCGCCGACTACCGCGCTTGCCAGCGCTTAGGCACCCTGCTTCGAGAGCACCAAACAGGTGCGTTCACCTACCTCTCGGCGCGAAGCTCGGGTCGGCATCTCAACATCGCCCTGTTGCACCCCGACTGCCTCGTGTCCAATCGTCATCGCCGTCCGCTCGATGGGCTGTGCGAGACGCGCGAGGACGGGGTGCAGTTCCGTTTCGGCGACGCCCACCACTGGTTCGCGCGGGAGCAGTTCCTGGTGGAAGGCGAGTTACCGTTACCGGCGCCTTGAGCCGACCCGCCTCAGGCGCCCTGGCTGGCGCCGAGAATCGTCTGCGCACTCGCGTGAAGCTGCGCCTGCTCCTCGTCCGTCAAGGCGAGTTGAATCGTATCCACCACGCCGGCGCCGCCGATGACGCGCGGTAGCGAGAGGGCGACTCGCTCTACGCCCAACACACGAGACTCGAGCATCGAGACGGTCAGCACCGCCCGTTCGTCGCGGGCGACGGCGCGGCAGATGCGGGTCAGGCCGCCTGCGATACCGAACCACGTGGCCCCCTTGCCGGCGATGATCCGGTAGGCCGCGCGCCGCGTGCCCTGGTCGATGCGAGCCTTCGCCGCGGCGTCCAGGGGGCGACCGATCTGCGCGGCGTAGCGCTCCACGCGCACGGTGCCGACGTCGGCCAGGGACCAGCACAACACCTCGCTGTCGCCGTGTTCGCCGAGCACGTAGCCGTGGACCGACTGCGGCGCCACGCTCAGGTGCGCACCCAGCAAGGCCCGAAAGCGCGCCGTGTCGAGGATCGTGCCGGAGCCCATCACCCGTGCCGGCGGCAACCCGGACAGTTCCGTCGCCACCATGGTCATCACGTCCACCGGATTGGTGGCGATGAGCAATAGCGCGTCGGGCGCGGCGTTCAACACCTGGGGGATCACTTCGGCGAACACGGCCGTATTGCGCTCGAGTAGCGCGAGCCGGCTCTCCCCCGGCTGCTGGTTGACGCCCGCTGAGATGATCACGAGCTGCGCTGCTGCGAGTGCCTCGTAGGTGCCTGCCCTCACGCGCACGCGATGGCTGAAGGGGGTGGCGTGGGTGATGTCCTCGGCTTCGGCTTGCGCGCGGGCCGCATCGCGATCGACCAGGACCACCTCGGTGGCCGTTCCGCTAAGGGTCAGGGCGTTGGCGGCCGCGCTGCCTACCATGCCCGCACCGACGATGCCGACTTTCATCGTGCGGGTGGCGTGTGACGCAGGGGGTGCGAACCGCTAGGCGCAAGGGGCATCGATCGCCGCTCCGTAGGGCTGGACTTCCCAGGGTGCAAGCCTCGCCGCCTGCCAGTCGCGTGTCAACGGTGCGCAGCGCGCGTCGCGGGCTCAGCCGAGTTGCGAGAGATCCTCTCGCCGGCCGCGTTCGCCGCCGAGCAGTTCGTCCAGCGGTGCCGGTCGGTGCACGCCGTAGCCCTGGGCGAAGTCGCCGCCCAAGGTGCGCACCATCTCCAGGATCTCATCGTTCTCGACGAACTCACACACCACCCGCTTATCGAGCGTATGCGCGATGTCGATGATCGACTTCACGAAGATCCGATCGGTGGGGTCGGTGACGATGTCCCGCACGAACTGTCCATCGACCTTCACGTAGTCCACGTGCAGGCGCTTCAGGTAACCGAAGGACGACAGGCCGCTGCCGAAGTCGTCGAGGGCGAAGCGACAGCCCATCTCCTGTAGGGCGCTCATCAGGTGAGCCGCATCATCGATCTTGCGAATCACGGCGGTCTCCGTGATCTCGAAGTTCATACAACCGGGCGGCAGCTCGGCGCGACGCATGCGTTCGATCAGATCGTCCGAGAAGGACCGATCACCCACGCTAGCCCCTGACAGGTTGACCCAGAAATGGTGGGCAGCCACTTCCTCACTGTCTTGCACCGACAGCAGGTCGATGACGCGATTGACCACCCACTGGTCCAGGCGACCCTGTAGCCCGTAGCGTTCCGCGGCTGGCAGGAAGGCGCCGGGCGGGATCAGCCGGCCGGTGGAGCGGTCGAGCATGCGCAGGAGAATCTCGATGCGCTGGGCTTGCCTCGGGCCGTCGGACAGCTGCTGCAGGCGTTGGCCGAAGAGTACGAAGCTATCCGTATCGATAGCATGATTCAGGCGCTGGACCCAGCGCATTTCACCGCGGTGCTCATGCACGGCGTCCTCCGTGCCGGAGACCAGGTGAACGCGGTTGCGTCCCGCTTCCTTGGCCGCGTAGCAGGCGGCATCGGCGAGCTGCTGGAGCTCGTTGAGATCGCTCGTGGTGTCGTTGATGGGTACGATGCCGATGCTGACGCCGATGCGGAAGATCTCCGTCTCCCAGGGAAACTCCAGCTCCTGCACGCAGGCGCGGATCTGCTCTGCGCGCTCGACGGCCGTGTGCTCGGTGCAGTCCATCAAGATGAGCGCGAACTCATCGCCCCCCAAGCGGGCCACCGTGTCCTCGGGACGCACGTTCTTCAAGACGGTCTTTGCCGCGAGGCGCAGGAGTTCATCGCCGGCGGTGTGGCCACAGGTGTCGTTGACCACCTTGAACTGATCGAGATCCAGGAACAGCAGGTAGGCATCATCGCGGCGCGCGTCCACCAGCGCGAGTCGTTCGGCGAAGGCCCGGCGGTTGAGCAAACCGGTCAGCTCGTCGAAGTGCGCCTGGTACTCGAGCTTGCTGGTCATGGCGTGGCTCTCGGTGACGTCCTGCGCCAGCATCACCAGGTACTGGACCTCGCCGTCGCCGTTGCGTACGGGGGAGGGGAGGAAATCGATGCGCCGCACCTGGCCGTCGTGGGAGAGGCAGTCGACCTCCATGCTGGTGCCGGCATCGTCTTCCTTCGCCAGCGCGTCGAGGAAGGCGGCAAAGTCCTCGCGCTGGCTGTCGCTGACCACCTCCAGCAGGGGTTGGCGATCGTCTTCCCCCGCGTGGGGCCAGAACAATGACTGCAGCGGCGGGTTGGCGTCGTACACCAGGCCTTCCGTGTCTACCAGGGCCATACCGATCGGCGAGTTTTGATAGGCCTGGTGGAAACGCGCCTCGACGTCGGCGCGCAAGGCGTCCGCGCGCTTGCGCTCGTGGATCTCAGTGCTCAACTTCTCATTGATCAACTCCAGCTCGCGCCGACCCGCCTCGATCGATGCGGTGCGCTCGGCCACCTGCTGGCGAAGGCGTCGGTTGGCCCCGGCCACCACCCGCAGGCGCAGCTGGACGATGGACCAGGCGAGCAGCAGCGCCAGCATGGTCGCCAGGGCCATGAACCAGTAGGTGCGCCAGTAGGGCGTCGGCACGGCGAAGGACCAGTGAGCAGCCTCACTCCACTCACCGCCTGGCAGGCGCGCGCGCACGGCGAAGTCGTACTCTCCCGGCGGCAGGTTGGAGTAGCCGATCGACTGGGTGGTCGTGGTATCGCTCCAGCTGCCGACAACACCGTTGGCGTTCAGGCGGTAGCTGTATTCGATGCCGCCGGGGCGGCGGGTGGAGATGGCCGCGTACTCGACGAACAAGTTGCCGCGGGGCGCCATGGTGGTGTGCTCGGGATCCGCTGCCACGGCTTCCCCATCCACCACGCGACGAGAGATCAGCGGCTGCGGTTGCGGGATGCTCGACATGGGCTGCGCGACGTCCATCGCCGTGACGCCCGAGGTGGTGCCTATCCACAGCGTATCGGGTGCTTCGAAGTAGGTGGCGTGCGCCTTGGCCTCGATCGAGACGAAGCCATCGAGGGCGGAGTAATGCTCCAGGTTGCCGTCTCGCGGGTCGTAGCGGTAGGCGCCGCGACTGGTCGCCAGCACCAGCGTGCCGTCGGCCAGGGGATGCAACGCGTAAACGGTGTAGTCGCCCAAGGCCACGTCGATACTCAGTCGATCGAGCTGACCGGCGCGCCAACGGAACACGCCACCCTCGACGCTGGCAAGCCATACGGTGCGCTCCGGCGCATGAGGATCGACGACGAGCTGGGTGTAGAAGTCTCGACCGATCTCTTCCACCGGCACCATCAGCTCCGGCTGCGCGCCCGGAGTGTTGGTGTCCAGTCGGTAGAGACCCCGGAAGTTGGCGGCGATCCACAACTGTCCGTCGGCGGTCGAGTCCATGGCGTAGAGCGCTGCGCCGGAGCCGAAGTCGAATTCCTCGATCTTGCCGTCGCGAGGATTGTAGGCGTGCAGCGTGCCGAAGTAGGTGCCCGTCCAGAGACGGCCATCGCTCGCCAGTTCCAGGCCCACGGCCACCAGCGGGTCTTCGCCGAGGAAGGGCTTAGCGGTGAGGGTCCGCACGTCGATCTCGTACGCGACCCCCTGCACCTGCACCATCCACACCGTGGAACCATCCGCCGAGAGCCCCACCCCGCGCACCTCGTGAATGGGGATGTCGAGCTGCGCGGAGATGTTGCTGATCTCACCTCGGTCATCCACGTGCAGCAACCCCTGGTCGGTACCGAACCAGGAATCGCCGGCGGTACCGGGCTGGATGGCGAAAACCTCGGGCCGGATACCGTTCAGCTCGAGGCCGTAGTGGCGGAAGCGGGTGCCGAGGTAGCGGGCGAGGCCACCGCGGGTGGGCGCCCAGAGGATCCCCTCATGGTCGATGAGGGCGGCGGTGCTAAGGCCCATGCCGTCCATCCGGCGCGCCGGGGCGGCGAAGCTCACCAGGTCTTCGTTGTCGATGGTCACCCACGCGATGGTCTCGCCATCGAAGGTGATCCCCGTCACCTCTCCACCGAATTTCTGCGATAACCACTCGATGCTGTCGCCTTCCACGCGGCCCACCTGACCGTCGGCGCTGCCTACGATCACCTGTCCCGCAGGTGAGCGGGTAAGGGTGCTGATGCCGTCGGCGATGCTGGCGGGCGCGGCGGGCGCTGAGTGGTCGTAGCGAAGGAATTTTTCATCGGTGAGGATGTAGAGGTGGTTCGGCTCGACCGCGGCGACGAGCGCGTCGATCTCCTCCGGCGCTCCATCGATGTGCTCGAGCCCCGCGTCCATCGCGTCGAGGCGAAGCCGTTGCAGCCCACCGGGCTCGACGCCGATGAGCAGTTCGTCACCGGACTCGACGATGCTGCGCACGATTCCCCGCGCCTGGGGCGCCGGTTCGAAGGTGCGCACGACCCGGCCGTCCTCCACCAGCGTAAGGCCGCCCCCAGCATCGCCTGCCCACAGGCGGTTGTGGCTGTCGACGAGCAAGCTCTGGACGAGGTTGTTACGTAAGCCCTGACGGGTGGTGAAGCTCTCGAAGGTCTGGCCATCGAAGCGATTCAAGCCGCCGAAGGTGGCGATCCACAGGTAGCCGTGCTCGTCCTGCACCACCTTCAGGATCGTGCGCTGGTTAAGACCTTCGGTGACCGAGTACAGGCGGAAGGGTGGATCCGCAGGGGCGGCCAGTTCGGTGCCGCTCGCGATCCCGCTCAAGCAAAGGAGTAGGGCGAGCGTTGTGGGCTTCAATGCCTTCATGGAACGAATCGGTTCGGGTGG belongs to Pseudomonadota bacterium and includes:
- a CDS encoding L-lactate dehydrogenase; amino-acid sequence: MKVGIVGAGMVGSAAANALTLSGTATEVVLVDRDAARAQAEAEDITHATPFSHRVRVRAGTYEALAAAQLVIISAGVNQQPGESRLALLERNTAVFAEVIPQVLNAAPDALLLIATNPVDVMTMVATELSGLPPARVMGSGTILDTARFRALLGAHLSVAPQSVHGYVLGEHGDSEVLCWSLADVGTVRVERYAAQIGRPLDAAAKARIDQGTRRAAYRIIAGKGATWFGIAGGLTRICRAVARDERAVLTVSMLESRVLGVERVALSLPRVIGGAGVVDTIQLALTDEEQAQLHASAQTILGASQGA
- a CDS encoding EAL domain-containing protein, encoding MKALKPTTLALLLCLSGIASGTELAAPADPPFRLYSVTEGLNQRTILKVVQDEHGYLWIATFGGLNRFDGQTFESFTTRQGLRNNLVQSLLVDSHNRLWAGDAGGGLTLVEDGRVVRTFEPAPQARGIVRSIVESGDELLIGVEPGGLQRLRLDAMDAGLEHIDGAPEEIDALVAAVEPNHLYILTDEKFLRYDHSAPAAPASIADGISTLTRSPAGQVIVGSADGQVGRVEGDSIEWLSQKFGGEVTGITFDGETIAWVTIDNEDLVSFAAPARRMDGMGLSTAALIDHEGILWAPTRGGLARYLGTRFRHYGLELNGIRPEVFAIQPGTAGDSWFGTDQGLLHVDDRGEISNISAQLDIPIHEVRGVGLSADGSTVWMVQVQGVAYEIDVRTLTAKPFLGEDPLVAVGLELASDGRLWTGTYFGTLHAYNPRDGKIEEFDFGSGAALYAMDSTADGQLWIAANFRGLYRLDTNTPGAQPELMVPVEEIGRDFYTQLVVDPHAPERTVWLASVEGGVFRWRAGQLDRLSIDVALGDYTVYALHPLADGTLVLATSRGAYRYDPRDGNLEHYSALDGFVSIEAKAHATYFEAPDTLWIGTTSGVTAMDVAQPMSSIPQPQPLISRRVVDGEAVAADPEHTTMAPRGNLFVEYAAISTRRPGGIEYSYRLNANGVVGSWSDTTTTQSIGYSNLPPGEYDFAVRARLPGGEWSEAAHWSFAVPTPYWRTYWFMALATMLALLLAWSIVQLRLRVVAGANRRLRQQVAERTASIEAGRRELELINEKLSTEIHERKRADALRADVEARFHQAYQNSPIGMALVDTEGLVYDANPPLQSLFWPHAGEDDRQPLLEVVSDSQREDFAAFLDALAKEDDAGTSMEVDCLSHDGQVRRIDFLPSPVRNGDGEVQYLVMLAQDVTESHAMTSKLEYQAHFDELTGLLNRRAFAERLALVDARRDDAYLLFLDLDQFKVVNDTCGHTAGDELLRLAAKTVLKNVRPEDTVARLGGDEFALILMDCTEHTAVERAEQIRACVQELEFPWETEIFRIGVSIGIVPINDTTSDLNELQQLADAACYAAKEAGRNRVHLVSGTEDAVHEHRGEMRWVQRLNHAIDTDSFVLFGQRLQQLSDGPRQAQRIEILLRMLDRSTGRLIPPGAFLPAAERYGLQGRLDQWVVNRVIDLLSVQDSEEVAAHHFWVNLSGASVGDRSFSDDLIERMRRAELPPGCMNFEITETAVIRKIDDAAHLMSALQEMGCRFALDDFGSGLSSFGYLKRLHVDYVKVDGQFVRDIVTDPTDRIFVKSIIDIAHTLDKRVVCEFVENDEILEMVRTLGGDFAQGYGVHRPAPLDELLGGERGRREDLSQLG
- a CDS encoding RES family NAD+ phosphorylase → MAPTEAGEPPWQGVLAQAPVAVLMGTLLRLVDHQTQKITASLVDELEELSVLERILQAPSPRPGTERLDPLLRAPWRCPPLPWGSRFVSRFEASAFYGALDETALLSEAAYYRLVFFAGMETPFRDRVLSQHTRFEARYHAVRGVRLELAPFSDYESTLRHRADYRACQRLGTLLREHQTGAFTYLSARSSGRHLNIALLHPDCLVSNRHRRPLDGLCETREDGVQFRFGDAHHWFAREQFLVEGELPLPAP